GTATTTACAGTGTCTCTATTTAAAACTTCATCTAACAATGTAGAAAACGTATCAAAGGGTTTTGTGAAGGAGACGAATAAACATAAAAGTGCAGGTGAACAACACGTGAACAGGAAACATCGCACAAGAGAAAAGCATTTCCTCTCTCCCGAGCTGCAGCCACGATCTTCGGCATGACGCCCATTTCATCAATGGCGCCGTTCAGAACTTGCAGCATGGCGGTGAAGGCTGACTGGCATAGCAGGCGTGTCTGGGCATGGCCATCTCCACCAGCTTGACAGCACCGTGGCCAAGTCTGTTCTGCCGCCGCCAACCGCCGCTTCACTTCCCCTTCAGTAACCTCCTGACAGCGCACCAGTCCGCAGCCCTTTAAGTCTCGGGGTTCCACGCCTAAGCTGTCGGACCAGTCGCTCGACTGATTTGTCATCGGGCACAGAGATAACTGTGCTTTCGTCGAGATCGCACCGCTACCTCGGAGTCCACCATAGAAGCCACCAGGGAGGCGGGAATGGCGAACATCCCACCAGATGGCGATCAGCGGCCCATGCAGAGCTTTGAAGGCCTCCTTTCTGGGTGACCAGAGGCTGAGGTGAGCATCGGGAGAGCCAGGAAGGGCTTGGGCTCGGATCTCTGGAGGTCTTTGCCCAGTAGATCCATGAACCAGGAAATCAGACTTCTCCAGGGTGGAGGGTCTGACCACGTAGACTTTAGGCTGCATCACACCCTGCGACCTCAGTGTTTCCAGACTggctttcctcttctctgccagGCTCTTCTCTGGATCTCCCACCGAAGCTAAGAGAACCCAGTACACcgtttgtctctgcagtgagCGGGCTTCCAAGAACAGCTGCACACTGTTGGGATGGGGCGTATGTGTGAATGCCATGAAGACAGCGTTGTAGCGGAGGAATTTAACTCTATCCATGTATCCCTCAGGTTCGAATGGGGAGGTGTCGGGCACAGGCGGCAGATCCCACAGGCGAAAGTCAGGGTGTTTAGGGTCAGGGTAGCCTGCCACGTCCTCTGAGGCCACGGGGGTCGAAGCAGGAGCCGCCCCTCATCCCCGGGTCCGAGGCCACGGAGGAGTTGATGAAGAGTCTTTTCCATACCACGGTTTCCCACCACAGCCAAGTTGATCCTACTGATCAAGAGATCTTCCACCGCGTCCCTGACATCTGATAACTTATTGCTGTCTATGATTCTTTCAGGGTCTCAGGAAGCTCAAGCCTTTGAAAGCATCAGCCATTTCTGCAGAAGACATAGAGTGAATTATTAGAAGAGTCACAACTGGTCCCTTTGATAAAGAACAGATATGATGGATACTATCTACTTTCATCTATCGGCTAATTCCACCtaatctctctctatctatttaGTCTGTTGGTCTGTGACTTTCATATCTCGAGAagcgttcatcttatcggcttcacacgtgacatgtgcattgttaagggcccaaggaaaTTGCAGTGTGAATTTGCCGTGATTTGGAAGCGCAATACGTTCCATGTAGGCTGATAAgcttgaataaacaggcgaccagcgctctgcagcAGGGCGACTGGGACCCATCAGCGGTTTTGTGGACTGGAGTCCACACAGTCGGCCTTTAGTTGCGGTAGCCGTCAATTGAGCACGTTTACAACTGGCACACGGCAACAATAGATAAAACAGGTGTCTTTGCAGTAGTAATGATAAAGCATTAACTTAGAGGAAACCTgaactaaaaagttaaataataataatatattaatgttaCATTCTTCAGCAGTACTGTTAGTGGTGGAaagtaaacatgtaaatatactCCAGAACTgtgcatttcttgttttttaattacacTTCTTCTCTACAACTTATGACCCTTCACATGTCTTTAGTTATTCAGGAGAGCAGGACACAGACAAATACCTTCATCTGAAGTAAAGTAATCAGCTCCATGCAGGTCCGGACCTCggtattattttaaaaatgcgTGTATGTGGGCGGTGGGTGGTGGAGTGGATCATCTTCTCGTGAATATACAAGGTAACGTAGTGTTAACGTCTCCTGCTCGACCTCCAGACCGGGTCGGTGACGTACAGGGGAGATGTCTGTTCTCCTCCCGGGCTGAAGCAGCTTCTCGCTTCAGGGTTCACACCCTTCACTTTTTGCAGCAGTAGAGAAATAACGGAGGACACTTCTTCTTGCCTGGAGaagatgttgtatttattttccaacacACTGTAACTTAcactgtccatctttatactttctctctctctctctctctctctctctctctctctctctctctctctctctctctctctctctctctctctctctctctctctctctcttcaccacTCACTCTCTTAAACACATGAAGCACTTTCTTAAAGGAGCCGCTCTACTCTTATAACACGAGGCCAATCAGTGAATTGACGGACAGAATCTACCCTGCACTGTtacaatgtaaatatatgagctgggttgttgtgtttcttcactgaGACTCAAATGAAGAGATTTCTTCAGACACACTTTCCTTTGGGAAGGCACAAGAGGCTGAAGTCAAGCccaagagagaaagacagaaaggtggTGATGAGAGAAGGACCAGTGTTCCCACTGTTCCCACCCAGGACAGAATCAGTGTTATATCGCTGTGCTGTTGAATACAAAGACTGTTCTGATCCTGTTCAAACAATGTAATAACCACATGTTCTTTGGCAATTAGAATGGAACTTACAGGCTCAAGGTAAATACACACCCAGCGGAGGTATCATAATAATATGGTATTTACTGTACAACACATTTTGCTTATGTGGATGCACTGTTTGAGACACGTTTCTatagtttaaatacaaaatgatgcaaactcaaacacaatggTAAGTCATCTATGCTATTGTCCACTGACATGGTTTTGAAGCTCCTGTTAACCAATAGCTGCTccaaacatcttaaaatgtgcatatttagaTCGGGGATACTGCCCTCCGGCTACGGGCCTGGCTCCATGGCAACTAAAATACTTACTCATTGATGCAcctgtatgaaaatgtaataacgTATCTAATAATATCCTAATGTCTCagaatttgtacttttactttggatACTCAAGAGTTTAAGTTCAGGATATAGTCATatacttgattttattttacttattacttaACTCAAGTAAATCTAAGGTTTACATGGTCCGTTAATAGAAATGCATCACAAGATAATGTCCATTTCATGACGCAATGCgttttgtgtgtacatgcattctTCAGAAACCCTTTCACGCTGTGACATGTTCACAAATCCAACAATAATGTCAATAAACTTTAAAGTTCATCATTTGTtccaacatatttcattttattttgagctacaggatatttacatttcaggtgTGTGGGTTTGGATTAAGTTCACAACACtggaaaggacaaaaaaaaacattcagcagtgATTCTCAGCATTTCTTGTCTAACTGcatgtcatttatatatatagattatataaaaagttattaatacaatcattttacactcacattatttacattttaagttgcAAAATAAGGATTTTAACCGTTTATCCCTCACATTTTGCTATGTTCACTATTTTCCCCAAAACCTTTAATTAACagttgcaaatatttatatattatattttagctCAGTAATGTAACTTCTGTGCCTTCTTGCTAACTAGTTTTAAAATACTCCTAATGGCAACACGCAGGGTTTTGTTGTAGCTGCATAAGGTTTGTTGACCAGCTTACATTACTGTAGATTTACGGCTACGACCTATTTTGCTTAACACATGAACTCTTCAGACTCTCTGTGATGACTTATTGTGAATATAAACTTCCTCAGGCCCGAGGTAGCTGTAAAAAGCAGGACGAGAACATCTCGGGTCAAATCCTGACGTCAGAGTATTAACTCTCATCTTCGTGTGAGCTGCTGGAGTCTCTGTTGGTCGTCTGACGTCGGGGCGTCGCTGTGAATCTCACCTGTGGAAAGTTCAGCTCCACTTCACCTTCACTGGTGTGGTCGTCAAATAGATTTGGAGATGTTGGTGCACGTGCAGTTGCATTACTAATGTTTTCATAGTCCTGCAGGCTCTCTGGTTCATTCTAGGATGAGAGTGGAGGTAGTTTATAGATTATTTGTGTGACAATTTCAATAAAATTCATACAAGACTCACATCTGATTCTTTTAGGActtgcagacattttccttgatttaattgttttgtttgttgcacaGAATAAATGGGTAAAGGGGAGGTTTCATCTCCTGACGATTTTTGTTTCCTCTAACCACATGATTATGAAGCAGCAACTGAATCGCTTCACTCATGCTCTAAAATGGATGCTGTACAGGTTGTCTTTTAATTACTGGCCCCAGTATACTGAGATATAAGTGCACTGATAGACAGCTACTGACAGGGCAAACAGTGAGGGCAGGATATGGAAGTACAAGGAGGGAAAAGCAACAGCTTGAACAGTAAAAGACATCTGCCTGTAGAGCCAGACTAATACTGATGATAGAAGATGGAAGGCAGTAGCTCTACATGGTCAATTTGAGGGGTTGTAGATATCCtgatacattatttatttataatttttaattctaatgtGCACATGTTGTTGTCTTATTTCAGATACTTGCATCGTGTgaactcaaaataaaacaaataacacattCTGGGACTTCGGAGGCTTTGTAATATcaccattaaaacatatttgattaCATATTATTGAAATTATGACATAATTTAGAGTTTTTAGAAGAATTAGTAGTTTTACAGCTGTAACAGGTCAGAAGTGATGAAGCAGAGGCTTAAATATCCTGAATCTTATACCTATACTCTCCTTAATCACTGTTTCCTACGATTTCCAATATACAAATAGCCAATTAGAAATAGATTTTGAAGTTTCAACAACTGgtagttaaatatttttttaaatctaatg
Above is a genomic segment from Hippoglossus stenolepis isolate QCI-W04-F060 chromosome 8, HSTE1.2, whole genome shotgun sequence containing:
- the LOC118113375 gene encoding LOW QUALITY PROTEIN: interferon-inducible GTPase 5 (The sequence of the model RefSeq protein was modified relative to this genomic sequence to represent the inferred CDS: inserted 8 bases in 5 codons; deleted 1 base in 1 codon; substituted 1 base at 1 genomic stop codon); its protein translation is MDSVSYSVLENKYNIFSRQEEVSSVISLLLQKVKGVNPEARSCFSPGGEQTSPLYVTDPVWRIIDSNKLSDVRDAVEDLLISRINLAVVGNRGMEKTLHQLLRGLGPGDEGXAPASTPVASEDVAGYPDPKHPDFRLWDLPPVPDTSPFEPEGYMDRVKFLRYNAVFMAFTHTPHPNSVQLFLEARSLQRQTVYWVLLASVGDPEKSLAEKRKASLETLRSQGVMQPKVYVVRPSTLEKSDFLVHGSTGQRPPEIRAQALXLALPMLTSASGHPERRPSKLCMGRXSPSGGMFAIPASLVASMVDSEVAVRSRRKHSYLCADDKSVERLVRQLRRGTPRLKGLRTGALSXEVTEGEVKRRLAAAEQXLGHGAVKLVEMAMPRHACYASXAFTAMLQVLNGAIDEMGVMPKIVAAARERGNAFLL